From one Papilio machaon chromosome 16, ilPapMach1.1, whole genome shotgun sequence genomic stretch:
- the LOC106715783 gene encoding phosphorylated adapter RNA export protein, which yields MSTTEGDLDIEVSHELEEGELEESDVEEGTYIPLARPETFNPPSLVNMQIQDELSDEPSHEESSGSESDEEPRRRAKRTKLRLRRSHKQQQQQTKLDKYNVWCKTVQEDLLTEDMGSIDVTKKSDYGVESYDYTIKYRLDDNYVSKKVFSNDQIHNRDNTSNKRRHIDRKNVKLRLGKKVNCNQPREDKQKPRYLPNLTVTTEDPIENIAEEIAEKLAESKKELVVRILQVVGASKAIELYKETQRVEADGGMLVMNGTRRRTSGGIYFFLLKHDEDISQAMISQIFVEDRKTSARKVKKALAKNRQKIMEELKQSLTDSELPSLLSRGEATVQTEHGSNPPPSPATDARECSSDTDAPQSPSQPQANLPDRTDRDPRQLHTYEDDDDFLEVMCNEEMDLF from the exons ATGTCGACGACAGAAGGAGATTTGGATATAGAAGTGTCCCATGAACTGGAAGAAGGCGAG ttagaGGAATCTGACGTTGAAGAAGGCACATATATTCCCCTTGCACGACCAGAGACTTTTAACCCGCCGTCCTTAGTAAATATGCAGATACAGGATGAGTTGAGCGATGAACCTTCTCATGAGGAGTCATCAGGCTCAGAATCTGACGAGGAGCCACGCCGCAGAGCCAAGCGGACCAAGTTACGCTTACGAAGATCACATAAGCAGCAGCAACAGCAAACAAAActagataaatataatgtttggTGCAAAACAGTGCAG gAGGATCTCTTAACAGAGGATATGGGAAGTATAGATGTGACAAAAAAAAGTGATTATGGTGTTGAATCTTATGATTATACAATTAAGTATAGGCTAGATGATAATTATGTAtcgaaaaaagttttttcaaaTGATCAAATACACAATAGAGAcaatacaagtaataaaaggAGGCACATTGAtaggaaaaatgtaaaattaagacttggcaaaaaagtaaattgtaaTCAGCCTCGGGAAGACAAACAAAAGCCAAGGTATTTACCTAATTTAACAGTCACTACAGAAGATCCAATAGAGAATATTGCAGAGGAAATTGCAGAAAAATTAGCTGAATCAAAGAAGGAACTAGTTG TAAGAATTCTTCAAGTGGTTGGTGCCAGTAAAGCAATAGAATTATACAAAGAAACACAAAGAGTGGAAGCTGATGGTGGCATGCTTGTCATG AATGGTACTCGTCGCAGAACATCTGGTGGTATATACTTCTTCCTCCTAAAGCATGATGAAGATATATCACAGGCTATGATCAGTCAGATATTTGTTGAGGACCGGAAGACATCAGCGCGCAAGGTCAAAAAGGCGCTTGCTAAGAATCGTCAGAAAATTATGGAAGAATTAAAACAGAGCTTAACAG ATTCTGAACTACCCTCACTTTTATCCCGGGGTGAGGCGACCGTGCAGACAGAGCACGGCTCCAACCCTCCGCCATCACCGGCGACAGACGCGCGCGAATGCTCGAGCGACACGGACGCACCGCAATCACCCTCGCAACCGCAGGCGAACCTGCCAGACAGGACGGACAGAGACCCCAGACAACTTCACACATATGAAGATGACGACGACTTCTTAGAAGTAATGTGTAATGAAGAGATGGATCTTTTCTGA